The following are encoded in a window of Halosolutus halophilus genomic DNA:
- a CDS encoding ABC transporter substrate-binding protein, with protein MNTTHCTRRGVLALGGGIAVSGCIGRFGGAGSGEGIGSATLLLNWNMSGLHVPYVAARENGFYEEEGVANVEFESGDGADFAANQAGLGNVEFAISSADQILTVNAKDLSPVAVGVVMQRNPNVVFADRNAFGELDDPEDLEGATVGSGPGMVRMMTEAFLAHHGVLDSIEYVDSGFDTVQQLLNGNIGAAGGVFSDVVDANQQGGEIDVLEIESAIPSYGHLVATDRSFAEENPDAVSGFLRATAKGAAWAVENPDEAIDQLVDVQPELEEVRENQAGKWERMYTGYLISETVEAEGWGASDSEPWTETNDILADAGVLENDVDPDSVWTNDYLGDSEYVSDFAERIETDT; from the coding sequence GTGAATACCACGCACTGTACGCGTCGAGGGGTCTTGGCGCTCGGCGGCGGGATTGCCGTGTCCGGGTGCATCGGACGCTTTGGAGGCGCCGGTTCGGGAGAGGGGATCGGATCGGCGACGCTGTTGCTCAACTGGAACATGAGCGGCCTGCATGTTCCCTACGTCGCCGCTCGCGAGAACGGGTTTTACGAGGAGGAGGGGGTCGCAAACGTCGAGTTCGAAAGCGGCGACGGAGCCGACTTCGCGGCGAACCAGGCGGGACTCGGTAACGTCGAATTCGCCATCTCGAGCGCCGATCAGATCCTGACCGTCAACGCCAAGGACCTCTCGCCCGTCGCCGTCGGGGTCGTGATGCAACGGAACCCCAACGTCGTCTTCGCCGATCGAAATGCCTTCGGCGAACTCGACGATCCCGAGGACCTCGAAGGAGCGACTGTTGGAAGTGGCCCGGGGATGGTCCGGATGATGACGGAAGCGTTTCTCGCTCACCACGGCGTGTTGGACAGCATCGAGTACGTCGACTCGGGGTTCGACACCGTTCAACAGTTGCTCAACGGGAATATCGGCGCCGCTGGCGGCGTGTTCAGCGACGTCGTCGACGCGAACCAGCAAGGCGGCGAAATCGACGTCCTCGAGATCGAATCGGCCATCCCCTCCTACGGCCACCTCGTCGCGACCGACCGAAGCTTCGCCGAGGAGAACCCCGACGCAGTTTCCGGGTTTCTCCGGGCGACCGCCAAAGGTGCTGCGTGGGCGGTCGAGAACCCCGACGAAGCGATCGATCAGCTCGTGGACGTCCAACCTGAACTCGAGGAGGTGCGGGAGAATCAGGCCGGCAAGTGGGAGCGGATGTACACGGGCTACCTGATCTCCGAGACCGTCGAAGCCGAGGGATGGGGTGCAAGCGATTCGGAACCGTGGACGGAAACGAACGACATCCTCGCTGACGCCGGGGTCCTCGAGAACGACGTCGACCCCGACTCGGTGTGGACGAACGACTACCTCGGCGACTCCGAGTACGTCTCGGATTTCGCCGAAC
- a CDS encoding VOC family protein, with amino-acid sequence MRAIDHVNVDVNDLESAYAFYRDVLELTVRRPPSDFAGEHAMFEVGDTVLTLVETGRADGWNPVDLEHPLDKAHLAFETGRSSYDAFVDELDGQFPNQGPYDWGEFEGFYFLDPDGNLLEVVTYEPPIEERDRPLLTHDVT; translated from the coding sequence ATGCGCGCAATCGATCACGTAAACGTCGACGTGAACGATCTCGAATCCGCGTACGCGTTCTACCGGGACGTCCTCGAGCTAACGGTCCGTCGTCCGCCTTCGGACTTTGCTGGTGAACACGCTATGTTCGAGGTCGGTGACACCGTCCTCACGCTCGTCGAGACGGGACGAGCCGATGGGTGGAATCCCGTCGATCTCGAGCACCCGCTGGACAAAGCGCACCTCGCGTTCGAGACCGGCCGATCGAGCTACGATGCGTTCGTCGACGAACTCGACGGCCAGTTCCCGAACCAGGGGCCGTACGACTGGGGCGAGTTCGAGGGGTTCTACTTCCTCGATCCGGACGGAAACCTGCTAGAAGTGGTCACATACGAGCCGCCGATCGAGGAGCGTGACCGGCCGCTGCTGACGCATGACGTCACGTGA
- a CDS encoding ABC transporter substrate-binding protein — protein sequence MNTVTFQLNWEPNGFQAPYFLARERGLYEDEGLDVAFEEGHGSPFAAEQAARGEGDFALAGASAVLSIQSSGLEPLAVAAVTAKTPAAIYTLRDVFGEPLERPEQLAGRTVAPSATKTRILTAQLLEDVGIADEVDLLEVDPHTHHRVQHQVRDGSVDAAVGVVTNGLELEHEHDRIADELPIGDHLHVYGMTLVTNPEFAADDPETVRSFLRATARGWAEATADPAAAVDALISRNATLERRREIEQQKFETAARDLQFSPHVETAGWGNHDGNRWRRLGETLSETGLLDGTINPDAAWTNDYLDPDAPIVREYADHASL from the coding sequence ATGAATACCGTCACGTTCCAACTCAACTGGGAACCGAACGGGTTCCAGGCGCCGTACTTCCTCGCCCGCGAGCGGGGCCTCTACGAGGATGAAGGTCTCGACGTGGCCTTCGAGGAAGGCCACGGCTCCCCGTTCGCCGCCGAACAGGCGGCCCGCGGCGAGGGTGACTTCGCCCTCGCCGGCGCGAGCGCCGTCCTCTCGATCCAGAGCAGCGGCCTCGAGCCGCTGGCCGTCGCGGCGGTGACCGCGAAGACGCCGGCAGCGATCTACACCCTGCGGGACGTCTTCGGCGAGCCCCTCGAGCGACCCGAGCAGCTCGCCGGCCGCACGGTCGCCCCCTCCGCGACCAAGACGCGGATTCTGACCGCCCAGCTCCTCGAGGACGTCGGAATCGCCGACGAGGTCGACCTGCTCGAGGTCGATCCCCACACCCACCATCGAGTCCAGCACCAGGTCCGCGACGGATCGGTCGACGCGGCCGTCGGCGTCGTCACCAACGGCCTCGAACTGGAACACGAACACGACCGAATCGCAGACGAACTCCCGATCGGGGACCACCTGCACGTCTACGGGATGACCCTCGTGACGAATCCAGAATTTGCAGCCGATGACCCCGAGACGGTGCGGTCGTTCCTCCGGGCGACCGCACGCGGGTGGGCCGAGGCGACCGCCGATCCGGCGGCCGCTGTCGACGCGCTGATCTCGCGTAACGCCACGCTCGAGCGCCGCCGGGAGATCGAACAACAAAAGTTCGAGACAGCCGCTCGTGACCTCCAGTTTTCACCTCACGTCGAGACGGCCGGCTGGGGGAACCATGACGGGAACCGATGGCGACGGCTCGGCGAAACGCTCTCCGAGACCGGCCTGCTGGACGGCACGATCAATCCGGACGCCGCCTGGACGAACGACTACCTCGACCCGGACGCCCCGATCGTCCGCGAGTACGCCGATCACGCATCGCTATGA
- a CDS encoding ABC transporter substrate-binding protein, with amino-acid sequence MAGTTTVDIESQQAELDAHHDGPGNRPVLRARFEHNGSPRYMLYTIKRLGLDHEHGFHLDVELVSDELEGGVETVEAKLQEGDADLIDIDYISTARERAEGAPIVAVHPYGRTVGGLVAPTDSPIEKLTDLRNRRVGVVRRLDKNWILVRAACRNRHGFDPDDEATPVESGSKVELTRMLRDSEVDAILQFWPIVPEITETGDYREVLPMSRLVQDLSGTDRKLPISTFLTSETYLSENPEAVRGFKGAYRDAVDRLTIDDDLWEVIGERLMYENDPSVVRAVRDGWRDMVVADWDEETIAGMNRLFDHLLDVAGPDALGVDHIPDGLFRLEV; translated from the coding sequence ATGGCAGGAACCACTACTGTCGACATCGAGAGCCAGCAGGCCGAACTGGACGCCCACCACGACGGGCCCGGCAATCGGCCCGTTCTCCGGGCCCGGTTCGAGCACAACGGGAGTCCCCGGTACATGCTCTACACCATCAAACGGCTCGGGCTCGACCACGAGCACGGCTTCCACCTTGACGTCGAACTCGTTTCGGACGAACTCGAGGGAGGGGTCGAGACCGTCGAGGCGAAACTACAAGAGGGCGACGCCGACCTCATCGACATCGACTACATCTCGACGGCACGCGAACGGGCCGAAGGGGCACCGATTGTGGCTGTCCATCCCTACGGGCGAACGGTTGGCGGGCTCGTCGCGCCGACTGACTCGCCGATAGAGAAGCTGACGGACCTCCGCAACCGTCGAGTCGGCGTCGTCCGTCGTCTCGACAAGAACTGGATCCTGGTGCGCGCCGCGTGTCGGAACCGCCACGGATTCGATCCCGACGACGAGGCGACGCCGGTCGAGTCGGGCTCGAAGGTGGAACTCACTCGAATGCTGCGCGACAGCGAGGTCGACGCGATCCTCCAGTTCTGGCCGATCGTCCCCGAGATCACCGAAACGGGCGACTACCGGGAGGTGCTACCCATGTCGCGTCTCGTACAGGACCTGTCGGGTACCGACCGGAAGCTCCCGATCTCGACGTTCCTGACGAGCGAGACGTACCTCTCGGAAAACCCCGAGGCCGTCCGCGGGTTCAAAGGCGCATACCGCGACGCCGTCGACCGACTGACGATCGACGACGACCTCTGGGAGGTTATCGGCGAGCGGTTGATGTACGAAAACGATCCTTCGGTCGTCCGCGCCGTTCGCGACGGCTGGCGGGACATGGTCGTCGCCGACTGGGACGAGGAGACAATCGCGGGAATGAACCGGCTGTTCGACCATCTGCTCGACGTCGCTGGACCCGACGCTCTCGGCGTTGATCACATCCCCGACGGACTGTTCCGGCTGGAGGTGTGA
- a CDS encoding ABC transporter substrate-binding protein gives MPEDNTLRLFHLPFSFVLPQRVAAERGYFEAEGIEAELVERDRRTVELKYIPAEETLTEDYEVDLYPVCKWESLKRTWEMGDGRIVANGTFTEQPYTVFIRPETPIDDPADLAGVDVAVNRRTGQEYTAMRALEEHVDPADVQLVHYGMPTDRLRALRDGEVDAITLLDPQSTLAEQLGFEPVLEFENHVGIVGGDGTDSEIVDAYVAAYARAARDINENPEAFRDEYLEMLEKDARVAPDLFEDVDMAALRERVTVPRYEVPEFADRADLGAQLEWMKDRELIDGDAEIDAIVASLG, from the coding sequence ATGCCAGAGGATAACACACTCCGGCTGTTCCACCTTCCGTTCTCGTTCGTGCTTCCACAGCGGGTGGCGGCCGAGCGCGGGTACTTCGAGGCGGAAGGGATCGAAGCCGAACTAGTCGAGCGGGATCGACGCACCGTGGAACTGAAGTATATCCCCGCGGAGGAAACGCTAACGGAGGATTACGAGGTCGATCTGTACCCCGTCTGCAAGTGGGAGAGTCTCAAACGGACCTGGGAGATGGGTGACGGACGGATCGTCGCTAACGGTACCTTCACCGAGCAGCCCTATACGGTGTTCATCCGACCGGAGACGCCGATAGACGACCCGGCCGACCTGGCCGGCGTCGACGTCGCCGTCAACAGACGGACCGGCCAGGAGTACACCGCGATGCGAGCGCTCGAGGAACACGTCGATCCGGCGGACGTGCAACTCGTCCACTACGGGATGCCGACCGACCGGCTGCGGGCGCTGCGGGACGGCGAGGTCGACGCGATCACCCTGCTCGATCCGCAGTCCACGCTGGCCGAGCAGCTCGGCTTCGAACCCGTCCTCGAGTTCGAGAACCACGTGGGGATCGTCGGCGGCGACGGCACCGACTCGGAGATCGTCGACGCCTACGTCGCGGCCTACGCCCGCGCCGCCCGCGACATCAACGAAAATCCCGAGGCGTTCCGCGACGAGTACCTCGAGATGCTCGAGAAGGACGCCCGCGTCGCCCCCGACCTCTTCGAGGACGTCGACATGGCGGCACTCAGAGAGCGCGTCACGGTACCGCGCTACGAGGTGCCGGAGTTCGCCGATCGGGCCGACCTCGGCGCCCAACTGGAGTGGATGAAAGATCGCGAGCTGATCGACGGCGACGCGGAGATCGACGCCATCGTTGCCTCGCTGGGGTGA
- a CDS encoding cupin domain-containing protein encodes MERTNTSDASYEEVSDGVYLADLAMGRRASVKSWRIEPGATLPVHRHHNEQIGYVLSGTLVALTEDQKITLSPGDCYRFPSQELHGAENRSTEPAVGIGVLAPPREQPDWGDVGVTDAFPDRTQR; translated from the coding sequence ATGGAGAGAACGAATACCAGTGACGCGTCGTACGAGGAGGTCAGCGACGGCGTGTACCTCGCCGACCTCGCGATGGGTCGGCGAGCGAGCGTAAAGTCCTGGCGCATCGAGCCGGGGGCGACGTTACCGGTCCATCGACACCACAACGAACAGATCGGGTACGTTCTCAGCGGGACATTGGTTGCACTGACCGAAGACCAGAAAATCACGCTCTCGCCGGGGGATTGTTATCGGTTTCCGAGTCAGGAGCTACACGGCGCAGAGAACCGATCCACAGAACCGGCCGTCGGAATTGGCGTCCTCGCTCCGCCGCGGGAACAGCCCGACTGGGGCGACGTGGGGGTCACCGACGCGTTCCCCGACAGGACCCAGCGCTGA
- a CDS encoding pyrroloquinoline quinone-dependent dehydrogenase, with protein MSLEEDRAVQAAKDTIVRETDQGYRVLGSPDKSVTHQHDVDRIEEFDVTDEMIRESGDNPEAWLTYGGNYEQHRCTTADVITPENVEDLDLEYTMNVGAGSSMEGTPLIVPGDPPIMYQSNGPNHAKAIDAREGEVLWSYTYAVPSDVVLCCDDNNRGVAISGDKVFMTTLDSGVVALNRYTGEEEWYTSTADHESGYSATWAPVVYDGMLFTGSAGGEYGVRGFHTALDIETGEELWHTWTSPEEEWVGDSINQSCATNWMTATVDTEKRRLYLPIGNPGPDFDGSVRPGPNRNSASTLALDMDTGERLWCHQEVAHDVWDYDSANPRMLIRDLEIEHRNTTTDVVVDAGKTAWVYTMDADTGELIERSEPGVQQLNMYRMIPHIDEGRRMPFMPGAMGGNDWQPAAYNPETGLAYFKMNNSPQEAWWRFEEYEEGKKYWGGILEDEIEAVPDGYNGHMSSIAAINPETGERVWRDWIDSEAYIWGGMMTTETGVVFTGTQNGDFIAYDGESGERLWEYDLGEPSIASSPMSWYDPGTEKQYVAVQIGGSGWLRRGPGGRDDRLAVFSMEA; from the coding sequence ATGTCACTCGAAGAAGATAGGGCCGTACAGGCCGCAAAGGATACGATCGTTAGAGAAACTGACCAGGGGTATCGCGTCCTCGGCTCCCCCGATAAGTCGGTCACGCACCAGCACGACGTCGACCGCATCGAGGAGTTCGACGTCACCGACGAGATGATTCGCGAGTCGGGCGACAATCCGGAAGCCTGGCTCACATACGGGGGGAACTACGAGCAGCATCGCTGTACGACCGCCGACGTCATCACACCCGAAAACGTCGAAGACCTGGACCTCGAGTACACGATGAACGTCGGGGCCGGTTCGAGCATGGAGGGAACGCCGCTGATCGTGCCCGGCGATCCGCCGATCATGTACCAGTCGAACGGGCCGAATCACGCCAAGGCGATCGACGCTCGGGAAGGCGAGGTTCTCTGGAGTTACACCTACGCGGTTCCTTCCGACGTCGTACTGTGCTGTGACGATAACAATCGGGGTGTCGCGATCTCCGGCGACAAGGTGTTCATGACGACGCTCGATTCCGGCGTCGTCGCGCTGAACCGCTATACCGGCGAAGAGGAGTGGTACACGTCCACCGCCGACCACGAGTCCGGCTACTCGGCCACGTGGGCACCCGTCGTCTACGACGGGATGCTCTTTACAGGCAGCGCCGGCGGCGAGTACGGCGTCCGAGGCTTCCACACCGCTCTCGACATCGAGACGGGCGAGGAGCTCTGGCACACCTGGACCTCGCCCGAAGAAGAGTGGGTCGGCGACAGCATCAACCAGTCCTGTGCGACGAACTGGATGACCGCGACTGTCGACACCGAGAAACGGCGACTCTACTTGCCGATCGGCAACCCCGGCCCGGACTTCGACGGCTCCGTCCGGCCAGGTCCAAACCGCAACAGCGCGAGCACGCTGGCGCTCGACATGGACACCGGCGAGCGCCTCTGGTGTCACCAGGAGGTCGCCCACGACGTCTGGGACTACGACTCCGCGAATCCGCGCATGCTCATCCGCGATCTCGAGATCGAACATCGCAACACGACGACCGACGTCGTGGTGGACGCGGGCAAAACGGCGTGGGTCTATACGATGGACGCAGACACCGGCGAACTCATAGAGCGGAGTGAACCGGGCGTCCAGCAGCTGAACATGTACCGGATGATCCCGCACATCGACGAGGGCCGGCGCATGCCGTTCATGCCCGGAGCGATGGGCGGCAACGACTGGCAGCCGGCCGCGTACAACCCCGAGACCGGTCTCGCGTACTTCAAGATGAACAATTCGCCCCAGGAAGCCTGGTGGCGCTTCGAGGAGTACGAGGAGGGCAAGAAGTACTGGGGCGGCATCTTAGAGGACGAGATCGAGGCCGTCCCCGACGGCTACAACGGCCACATGAGTTCCATCGCGGCGATCAACCCGGAAACGGGCGAGCGCGTCTGGCGCGACTGGATCGACAGCGAAGCCTACATCTGGGGTGGCATGATGACGACTGAGACCGGCGTCGTCTTCACCGGTACCCAGAATGGGGACTTCATCGCCTACGACGGCGAGTCCGGCGAGCGACTCTGGGAGTACGATCTCGGCGAACCGTCTATCGCCAGCAGCCCGATGAGCTGGTACGATCCCGGCACCGAGAAGCAGTACGTCGCGGTCCAGATCGGGGGGAGCGGCTGGCTCCGGCGCGGTCCCGGCGGACGCGACGATCGTCTGGCCGTCTTCTCGATGGAGGCGTAG
- a CDS encoding DUF2080 family transposase-associated protein, with protein sequence MDRHEIEGHEVIDGTAKATGNGAHVLVPKRWRGADVKVVRTSDPEDE encoded by the coding sequence ATGGATAGACACGAAATAGAAGGCCACGAAGTCATCGACGGGACGGCGAAAGCCACCGGCAACGGCGCTCACGTTCTCGTCCCGAAACGGTGGCGTGGCGCGGACGTGAAAGTCGTCCGAACCTCTGATCCCGAGGACGAGTAG
- a CDS encoding class I SAM-dependent methyltransferase: protein MFEPRYNFGLYHWRRRLGAIAIAAVTITIATVVGRRTQRRSRRIAALLVALVAAVHGFQAARRLGFPAPWAIERYKYDALAARLPLDEAARVLDIGCGTGRSLVGLAPHVPNGATVIGLDVFDDRVILGNAPQLAKRNADRAGLAVEPVVGDAATLPLRDDSVDVATACRVLHDLPASAVDEMLRELRRVCTTDGTIGVLELPLVPDGVEGDPDPERYWTSRVTDADFEIRTVDRLERTNRTEPYVVIVASPDASTVE, encoded by the coding sequence GTGTTCGAACCCCGGTACAACTTCGGTCTCTATCACTGGCGACGGCGACTCGGAGCGATCGCCATCGCCGCAGTCACGATCACGATCGCGACGGTCGTCGGGAGGCGAACACAGCGTCGAAGCCGACGAATCGCTGCGCTGCTCGTGGCGCTCGTCGCGGCCGTCCACGGGTTCCAAGCGGCACGCCGACTGGGTTTTCCGGCACCGTGGGCGATCGAGCGGTACAAATACGACGCGCTTGCGGCCCGACTCCCGCTCGACGAGGCGGCGCGCGTCCTCGACATCGGCTGTGGAACTGGCCGCTCGCTCGTGGGGCTCGCCCCGCACGTCCCGAACGGAGCGACGGTGATCGGACTCGACGTCTTCGACGATCGCGTTATCCTCGGAAACGCGCCACAACTGGCGAAACGTAATGCCGACCGGGCCGGGCTCGCGGTCGAACCGGTAGTCGGAGACGCGGCGACGCTCCCGCTCCGGGACGACTCAGTGGACGTCGCGACCGCCTGCCGCGTTCTCCACGATCTCCCCGCGTCGGCGGTCGACGAAATGCTCCGGGAACTGCGGCGCGTCTGCACTACCGATGGGACGATCGGCGTCCTCGAGTTGCCGCTCGTTCCCGACGGCGTCGAAGGCGATCCCGATCCGGAACGGTACTGGACGAGTCGGGTCACCGACGCGGACTTCGAGATCAGAACCGTCGATCGACTCGAGCGAACGAACCGGACGGAGCCATACGTCGTTATAGTCGCCAGCCCCGACGCATCGACGGTCGAGTGA
- a CDS encoding amphi-Trp domain-containing protein, translated as MTKDVDSSFLREIADALEHDTSPNVSGSTWEIPFVYRDPIEAEIEFAKRRTTELEIELEFERARVGSDLNVE; from the coding sequence ATGACCAAAGACGTGGACTCGAGTTTTCTCCGCGAAATCGCGGACGCCCTCGAGCACGATACGTCGCCCAATGTTTCGGGAAGCACGTGGGAGATTCCCTTCGTGTACCGCGACCCGATCGAGGCGGAGATCGAGTTCGCGAAGCGGCGAACGACGGAACTCGAAATCGAACTCGAGTTCGAGCGAGCACGAGTCGGCAGCGATCTCAACGTCGAGTAG
- the fer gene encoding ferredoxin Fer, whose amino-acid sequence MSYGLPNVRLGEDAEEGNGSDGDSGPVRTVEYLNFEVLDEHGWDIDDEDLFEKAAEADLDDTDHGMVEVQGRRYVLDAAEDQGYEWPFECRAASCANCAGIVYEGELSMDMDLILTDEEVEERRIVLTCQAVPMSDEVKLIYNAMHLDYLQDRVIGVREV is encoded by the coding sequence ATGTCTTACGGCCTTCCCAACGTCCGACTCGGCGAGGACGCCGAGGAGGGCAATGGCAGCGACGGTGACAGCGGTCCCGTTCGAACGGTCGAATATCTTAACTTTGAGGTACTGGACGAGCACGGCTGGGACATCGACGACGAGGACCTCTTCGAAAAGGCGGCGGAAGCCGACCTCGACGACACCGATCACGGGATGGTCGAAGTCCAGGGGCGGCGGTACGTTCTCGATGCCGCGGAAGATCAGGGCTACGAGTGGCCGTTCGAGTGTCGCGCCGCCTCGTGTGCGAACTGTGCCGGGATCGTGTACGAGGGCGAACTCTCGATGGACATGGATCTCATTCTCACCGACGAAGAGGTCGAAGAGAGGAGAATCGTTCTCACCTGCCAGGCGGTCCCGATGAGCGACGAAGTGAAACTCATCTACAACGCGATGCACCTGGATTACCTGCAGGATCGCGTCATCGGCGTGCGAGAGGTGTAG
- a CDS encoding AAA family ATPase — MKLTVKPLVANRSGETTAIVERDTMAELGLESGDYVVLEGPSDESTVTQVTARPSEETGDRTIRLVPELAETIDVTAGEPVVVDPVDVRSAERIEIALPDDVRPDEALALSQRDALVGRVLSSGRTTTVPVADEADATESTRHVPIEIVDVDPAEYVRVEEWTSIVVSPDPAAVSSGDDRGASSTASVTYDDIGGLDDELERVREVIELPVRHPDLFDRLGVDPPTGVLLSGPPGTGKTLIARAMANEVGAHFQALSGPEIVSKYYGESEERLRDVFEEAAAEAPAIVFIDELDAIAPKREDVSGDVERRIVAQLLALLDGADDRGQVVVVGTTNRVDAVDPALRRPGRFDREIEIGVPDADERAEILRIHARDVPLGDDVDLERYAEDTHGFVGADLENLIRESAMGALRRVRGDAEDPGEKPGAVEIVDADVETALRGIAPSAMREVLVEVPDVGWADVGGLSEAKRTLREAVQWPLEYPDAFERVSLPPATGVLLYGPPGTGKTLLTRAVANEARSNYISIEGPELIDKYVGESERGVRRVFSKARENAPAVLVFDEIDAIAGTRGGAGEADVGERVVSQLCSELDGLEDLEDVVVIATTNRPERIDDALLRAGRFERHVAVDAPDEAARRDIFEIHLRDRPLAPDVDIDALAARTDGFVGSDVERICRDAAMNAVREYVEESTEGTPEIDDRDGHERGAAVEAIELTGTHFERALEAADREPPDGIDRREGRIGPFTEFDRE, encoded by the coding sequence ATGAAACTCACGGTCAAACCACTCGTCGCGAATCGATCGGGGGAGACGACGGCCATCGTCGAACGGGACACGATGGCCGAACTCGGCCTCGAGTCGGGCGACTACGTCGTCCTCGAGGGGCCGAGCGACGAGTCCACCGTCACCCAGGTGACGGCCCGCCCGTCGGAAGAGACCGGCGATCGGACGATCCGACTCGTGCCCGAGCTCGCCGAGACGATCGACGTCACCGCTGGCGAGCCCGTCGTCGTCGACCCGGTCGACGTCCGATCGGCCGAACGGATCGAGATCGCGTTGCCCGACGACGTGCGGCCGGACGAGGCGCTCGCGCTCTCGCAGCGAGACGCGCTGGTCGGTCGCGTCCTCTCGAGCGGCCGGACGACGACGGTCCCGGTCGCCGACGAGGCGGACGCGACCGAATCGACGCGGCACGTGCCGATCGAAATCGTCGACGTCGATCCGGCCGAGTACGTCCGCGTCGAGGAGTGGACCTCGATCGTCGTCTCGCCGGACCCGGCGGCGGTGTCGAGCGGCGACGACCGCGGCGCGTCGTCGACCGCGAGCGTCACGTACGACGATATCGGCGGCCTCGACGACGAACTCGAGCGGGTTCGGGAAGTCATCGAGTTACCGGTGCGCCACCCGGACCTCTTCGATCGACTCGGCGTCGATCCGCCGACGGGGGTGCTCCTCTCCGGGCCGCCGGGAACCGGGAAGACGCTGATCGCGCGAGCGATGGCGAACGAGGTCGGAGCGCACTTTCAAGCGCTGTCCGGGCCGGAGATCGTCTCGAAGTACTACGGCGAGAGCGAGGAGCGCCTCCGCGACGTCTTCGAGGAGGCCGCGGCGGAGGCGCCCGCCATCGTGTTCATCGACGAACTCGACGCGATCGCGCCGAAACGCGAGGACGTCTCCGGTGACGTGGAACGCCGCATCGTCGCCCAGCTCCTGGCGTTGCTCGACGGCGCGGACGACCGGGGGCAGGTCGTCGTCGTGGGAACGACCAACCGGGTCGACGCCGTCGATCCCGCACTCCGCCGGCCGGGGCGGTTCGATCGCGAGATCGAGATCGGCGTTCCCGATGCCGACGAGCGCGCGGAGATCCTTCGCATTCACGCACGGGACGTCCCGCTGGGCGACGACGTCGACCTCGAGCGCTACGCCGAGGACACGCACGGCTTCGTCGGAGCCGACCTCGAGAACCTCATCAGGGAGAGCGCGATGGGCGCGCTGCGGCGGGTGCGTGGCGACGCCGAGGACCCGGGTGAGAAACCGGGGGCCGTCGAAATCGTCGACGCCGACGTCGAAACGGCGCTGCGCGGGATCGCCCCCTCCGCGATGCGGGAGGTGCTCGTCGAGGTCCCCGACGTCGGGTGGGCGGACGTCGGTGGCCTCTCGGAGGCGAAACGGACGCTCCGGGAGGCCGTGCAGTGGCCGCTCGAGTACCCCGACGCCTTCGAGCGGGTCTCGCTACCGCCGGCGACGGGCGTTCTCCTCTACGGGCCGCCGGGCACCGGGAAGACGCTGCTGACGCGGGCGGTCGCCAACGAGGCGCGGTCGAACTACATCTCGATCGAGGGGCCCGAACTCATCGACAAGTACGTCGGCGAATCGGAACGGGGCGTTCGGAGGGTGTTCAGCAAGGCCCGGGAGAACGCGCCCGCCGTCCTGGTGTTCGACGAGATCGACGCCATCGCCGGAACGCGGGGCGGGGCCGGGGAGGCGGACGTCGGCGAGCGCGTGGTCTCACAGTTGTGCAGCGAACTCGACGGACTCGAGGACCTGGAGGACGTCGTCGTCATCGCGACGACCAACCGGCCGGAACGCATCGACGACGCGTTGCTCCGCGCGGGCCGGTTCGAACGACACGTCGCCGTCGACGCGCCCGACGAAGCGGCGCGTCGGGACATTTTCGAGATACACCTCCGCGATCGGCCGCTCGCTCCGGACGTAGACATTGACGCGCTCGCCGCTCGAACCGACGGGTTCGTCGGCTCCGATGTCGAAAGAATTTGCCGCGACGCGGCGATGAACGCCGTCCGCGAATACGTCGAGGAGTCGACCGAAGGGACCCCCGAAATCGACGACCGAGACGGTCACGAACGGGGGGCCGCGGTCGAAGCGATCGAATTGACGGGTACGCACTTCGAACGGGCCCTGGAAGCGGCCGATCGGGAGCCGCCGGACGGGATCGACAGGCGCGAAGGAAGGATCGGCCCCTTCACCGAGTTCGACCGCGAGTGA